The Vibrio chagasii genome includes a region encoding these proteins:
- a CDS encoding ABC transporter permease: MKEKNYLWNTSSGLIALLLVFPILAIFTTAVGETNELFSHLMSTVMPTYAYNTVVLVIGTMFLSLLFGIPSAWIMAMCRLPGEKVLQWALVLPLAMPAYIVGYIFTDWFDFAGPVQILLRDLTGWGPGEYWFPDIRTLSGAIIVLSLVLYPYVYLLCRAAFMEQNVSLLQSARLLKCSPWESFRRISLPLVRPSMAVGLSLVAMETIGDFGTVSYFAVNTLTTAVYDTWLGYSSLTAAAKISAIMLVIVILLLSSERYSRRKQKLFQNQFSSSEDFRYDLSGWKKWLAMFWCWGLVCVAFLFPLGQLIIYAYKYFGQSWTPEFREYAVNSLYVSIVAAIIGVIIALIVNFNQRVSPGKRSQAYTRLASMGYAVPGTVLAIGVMVPVLFMDHLINDIAKVMEWGRPGLIFSGSMFALIFAMVVRFSAVAIGSVESSLSKVSPSLDMASKTMGCNTNQMLRRVHLPLIKRGALIAGLLVFLESMKELNAALLLRPFNFETLATYVYNYASDEHLELAAMPAVLLVLVGLIPLIIVNRSLEQKN, translated from the coding sequence ATGAAAGAAAAGAATTATTTATGGAACACCAGTAGTGGTTTGATAGCTTTACTACTGGTTTTTCCGATCTTAGCGATATTCACCACCGCTGTGGGTGAAACAAATGAGCTGTTTTCTCATTTGATGTCCACAGTGATGCCGACTTACGCTTATAACACTGTCGTTTTAGTGATAGGAACCATGTTCTTGTCGCTGCTATTTGGTATCCCCTCAGCTTGGATCATGGCGATGTGTCGCTTGCCGGGTGAGAAAGTGTTGCAGTGGGCATTAGTTTTGCCACTCGCAATGCCAGCTTATATTGTTGGATACATCTTTACCGATTGGTTTGACTTCGCCGGGCCTGTGCAGATTCTGCTTCGCGACCTAACTGGCTGGGGGCCTGGGGAGTATTGGTTCCCGGACATTAGAACCTTGTCTGGCGCAATTATTGTTCTGTCACTTGTTCTATACCCTTATGTATACCTGTTGTGCCGTGCTGCATTCATGGAGCAGAACGTCTCTCTACTCCAATCCGCTAGATTATTGAAATGCTCACCTTGGGAAAGCTTCCGCCGCATCTCTTTGCCGCTTGTGCGCCCATCAATGGCTGTCGGTTTATCACTTGTTGCCATGGAAACTATCGGTGACTTCGGCACGGTCAGCTACTTTGCGGTGAACACCTTAACAACGGCGGTTTATGATACCTGGTTAGGCTACTCAAGCTTGACCGCGGCGGCGAAAATATCGGCAATCATGTTGGTTATCGTGATTCTATTGTTAAGCTCGGAGCGATACAGTCGCCGTAAACAGAAGCTATTTCAAAATCAATTCAGTAGTAGTGAAGATTTTCGTTATGACCTGTCTGGTTGGAAAAAATGGCTAGCAATGTTTTGGTGTTGGGGGCTAGTCTGCGTCGCATTTTTGTTCCCGCTTGGTCAGTTAATTATTTATGCTTATAAATACTTCGGTCAAAGCTGGACTCCAGAATTTAGAGAATACGCGGTTAACAGCTTATATGTTTCTATTGTGGCTGCGATCATCGGTGTGATCATTGCTCTCATTGTGAACTTTAATCAGCGAGTAAGCCCAGGCAAGAGAAGTCAGGCATACACGCGTCTTGCTTCTATGGGTTATGCCGTACCCGGCACCGTGTTGGCAATTGGTGTGATGGTGCCGGTTTTGTTCATGGACCACTTAATTAATGATATTGCGAAAGTGATGGAGTGGGGACGTCCGGGGCTGATCTTCTCTGGCTCTATGTTCGCGCTTATTTTTGCGATGGTAGTGCGTTTTTCTGCGGTTGCTATCGGCAGTGTGGAAAGTAGCCTAAGTAAAGTGTCGCCGTCTTTGGATATGGCTTCAAAGACCATGGGTTGTAACACCAACCAGATGTTACGCCGAGTGCATTTGCCTCTGATTAAGCGTGGTGCTTTGATTGCAGGACTATTGGTGTTTCTCGAATCGATGAAAGAGTTGAATGCAGCGCTATTGCTGCGTCCGTTTAACTTTGAAACTCTAGCTACCTATGTTTATAACTATGCCTCAGACGAGCATCTAGAGCTGGCTGCGATGCCTGCTGTGTTACTTGTACTGGTGGGTCTAATCCCATTGATCATCGTCAACCGTTCTTTGGAGCAAAAAAACTAA
- a CDS encoding Fe(3+) ABC transporter substrate-binding protein, translating to MKKLLTLSALACSTIAPAAMAAEEVNVYSYRQPFLVEPMFDEFTKETGIEVNVKFAKKGLAEKLAQEGEYSPADVVLTVDISRLSELTEKGLVQAVNSDVLEKNIPAQYQDTDNEWFALTTRTRSVYSSRDRVGRLGEDFTYADLAKPEFKGKICTRSGKHPYNVSLVSSMIAHKGEAETKEWLEGVKANLARKPQGNDRAQVKAIKEGLCDVSLGNSYYLGKMVNDKEQKAWADAVYINFPNQETTGTHVNISGMAMAKYSPNKENAVKLMEFLSGNTAQGMYAEVNYEYPVKADVKPSELVASWGEFKADTISLDQIADHHEAAIKLLDEVKFDL from the coding sequence ATGAAAAAACTGCTAACTCTTTCAGCTCTTGCGTGCAGCACTATCGCACCAGCAGCAATGGCTGCAGAAGAAGTAAACGTATACTCTTACCGCCAACCTTTCCTTGTTGAGCCAATGTTCGATGAGTTCACAAAGGAGACGGGTATTGAGGTAAATGTTAAGTTTGCTAAGAAAGGTTTGGCAGAAAAGCTAGCTCAAGAGGGTGAATACAGCCCTGCAGACGTGGTATTAACAGTTGATATCAGCCGTCTATCTGAGCTAACTGAAAAAGGCTTAGTTCAAGCGGTAAACAGCGACGTTCTAGAAAAGAACATCCCGGCTCAATACCAAGATACAGACAACGAGTGGTTTGCTCTAACAACACGTACTCGTAGCGTTTACTCTTCACGTGACCGCGTTGGCCGTCTAGGTGAAGACTTCACTTACGCTGATCTAGCGAAGCCTGAATTCAAAGGTAAAATCTGTACTCGTAGCGGTAAGCACCCATACAACGTTTCTCTAGTATCTTCTATGATTGCTCACAAAGGTGAAGCGGAAACTAAAGAGTGGTTAGAAGGCGTAAAAGCAAACCTAGCTCGTAAGCCTCAAGGTAACGACCGTGCACAAGTTAAAGCTATCAAAGAAGGTCTATGTGACGTTTCTCTTGGTAACAGCTACTACCTAGGTAAGATGGTTAACGATAAAGAGCAAAAAGCTTGGGCTGACGCTGTTTACATTAACTTCCCTAACCAAGAGACGACAGGCACTCACGTAAACATCTCTGGTATGGCAATGGCTAAGTACTCTCCAAACAAAGAGAACGCAGTTAAGCTAATGGAATTCCTATCTGGTAACACAGCACAAGGTATGTACGCAGAAGTAAACTACGAATACCCAGTTAAAGCTGATGTTAAACCTTCTGAGCTAGTAGCTTCTTGGGGAGAATTCAAAGCAGATACTATCTCTCTAGACCAAATTGCAGATCACCACGAAGCTGCAATCAAGCTTCTAGACGAAGTTAAATTCGACCTGTAA
- a CDS encoding ammonium transporter, with protein sequence MELTTTVTELRYALDTFFFLISGALVMWMAAGFAMLEAGLVRSKNTTEILTKNICLYAIACTAFLVVGYNIMYVDNGEGGWLPSFGSLIGTQGEGADHSLESDFFFQVVFVATAMSVVSGAVAERMKLWSFLIFSVVLTAFIYPMEGYWTWGGGFLSEAGFSDFAGSGIVHMAGAAAALAGVLLLGARKGKYGKNGEIYPIPGSNMPLATLGTFILWFGWFGFNGGSQLMVSDFENATAVGQIFLNTNAAAAAGAIAALLVCKTTWGKADLTMILNGALAGLVAITADPLSPSPLFAVAIGSVSGALVVFSIIALDKAKIDDPVGAISVHGVCGFFGLMAVPLSNADATFGAQLFGAAVIFAWVFGASLAVWAVLKATIGIRVSEDEELEGMDMHDCGVGAYPEFVSVK encoded by the coding sequence ATGGAACTTACAACAACAGTAACGGAACTACGTTACGCACTAGACACTTTTTTCTTCCTCATTTCAGGTGCGTTGGTAATGTGGATGGCAGCAGGCTTCGCAATGTTAGAAGCTGGCCTAGTTCGTTCAAAGAACACCACAGAGATTTTAACTAAGAATATCTGCTTGTACGCGATTGCATGTACTGCGTTCTTAGTCGTTGGTTACAACATTATGTATGTCGATAACGGCGAAGGCGGTTGGTTACCATCATTCGGTAGTCTGATTGGTACTCAAGGTGAAGGCGCAGACCACTCTTTAGAATCAGACTTCTTCTTCCAGGTAGTATTCGTTGCAACCGCAATGTCTGTGGTATCAGGTGCAGTAGCTGAACGTATGAAGCTTTGGTCATTCCTAATCTTCTCTGTAGTACTAACTGCATTTATTTACCCAATGGAAGGTTACTGGACTTGGGGTGGTGGTTTCCTATCAGAAGCAGGCTTCAGTGATTTTGCAGGCTCAGGTATCGTACACATGGCGGGTGCAGCAGCAGCGTTAGCGGGTGTTCTATTACTTGGTGCTCGTAAAGGTAAATACGGTAAAAATGGTGAAATCTACCCAATTCCTGGTTCAAACATGCCACTTGCTACATTAGGTACGTTCATCCTTTGGTTTGGTTGGTTCGGTTTCAACGGCGGCTCTCAACTGATGGTTTCAGATTTTGAGAACGCAACAGCAGTGGGTCAAATCTTCCTTAACACCAACGCAGCAGCAGCAGCGGGTGCAATCGCAGCACTACTAGTATGTAAGACAACCTGGGGTAAAGCGGACCTAACCATGATTCTTAACGGTGCGTTGGCTGGCCTAGTAGCAATCACTGCAGACCCTCTATCACCATCACCTCTATTTGCAGTAGCAATTGGTTCGGTATCTGGCGCATTGGTTGTATTCAGCATCATCGCTCTAGATAAAGCTAAGATTGATGATCCAGTAGGTGCAATCTCAGTGCACGGTGTGTGTGGTTTCTTCGGTCTAATGGCTGTGCCACTAAGCAATGCAGACGCTACATTCGGTGCTCAACTATTCGGTGCAGCAGTAATCTTTGCTTGGGTATTCGGTGCGAGCCTGGCGGTATGGGCTGTACTTAAAGCAACAATCGGTATCCGTGTAAGTGAAGACGAAGAGCTAGAAGGTATGGACATGCACGATTGTGGTGTTGGTGCTTACCCAGAGTTTGTATCAGTAAAATAA
- the glnK gene encoding P-II family nitrogen regulator has protein sequence MKLINAIVKPFKLDDVREALSDVGIEGMTVSEVKGFGRQKGHTELYRGAEYQVDFLPKVKLEIATQAENVDRVVEAISQAAHTGKIGDGKIFVYDLSQAVRIRTGEMDAEAL, from the coding sequence ATGAAACTAATAAATGCCATTGTTAAGCCATTCAAATTAGATGACGTACGTGAAGCGCTGTCTGATGTGGGTATTGAAGGTATGACGGTCTCTGAAGTGAAAGGCTTTGGTCGTCAGAAAGGACACACTGAATTATATCGTGGTGCGGAATACCAAGTCGACTTCCTTCCAAAGGTGAAGCTAGAGATTGCTACTCAAGCTGAAAACGTTGACCGAGTTGTTGAAGCGATCAGCCAAGCAGCACACACAGGCAAAATCGGTGACGGTAAGATTTTTGTGTATGACCTAAGCCAAGCTGTACGAATCCGTACTGGTGAAATGGATGCAGAAGCACTTTAA
- a CDS encoding YacL family protein, which yields MEFEFTRNTLMGEYYVKCSMGHEIVGRWLQEEIGKDKQKLDHVMALIEQSRQDLSNEVTLLGKEISLAINEDEVTIQENVLGHEQEMEEGSEFDFYNCESQASCGIDDFELLIERWVEFLGY from the coding sequence ATGGAATTCGAATTTACAAGAAACACTCTGATGGGTGAGTACTACGTGAAATGCAGCATGGGACATGAAATCGTTGGCCGCTGGTTACAAGAAGAGATCGGTAAAGATAAGCAGAAATTAGATCATGTGATGGCGCTTATCGAGCAATCACGACAGGATCTGAGCAACGAAGTGACGTTACTTGGTAAAGAGATCAGTCTAGCGATCAATGAAGATGAAGTAACGATTCAAGAAAACGTGTTAGGTCATGAGCAAGAAATGGAAGAGGGCAGTGAGTTCGACTTTTACAACTGCGAGAGCCAAGCAAGCTGTGGAATTGACGACTTCGAGTTGCTAATCGAGCGCTGGGTTGAGTTTCTAGGGTACTAG
- the acnB gene encoding bifunctional aconitate hydratase 2/2-methylisocitrate dehydratase, with protein sequence MLEAYRKHVEERAAEGVVPKPLDAEQVAGLVELLKNPPQGEEETILDLLENRIPPGVDEAAYVKAGFLTAITKGEVASPLVSKAKAAELLGTMQGGYNIESLVSLLDDAELAPIAVKALSHTLLMFDAFYDVEEKAKAGNEPAQQVLQSWADAEWFTAKDKVAEKITVKVFKVTGETNTDDLSPAPDAWSRPDIPVHAKAMLKMERDGINPDQPGTVGPIAQIEELQKDGIQLAYVGDVVGTGSSRKSATNSVLWFMGEDIPFVPNKRTGGVCLGGKIAPIFYNTMEDSGALPIELDVQNMNMGDVIDIFPYEGVVRKNGEEISSFELSKVLLDEVRAGGRIPLIIGRGLTGRARASLGLEETDLFAKPVDPSASDKGYTLAQKMVGKACGVEGVRAGQYCEPKMTTVGSQDTTGPMTRDELKDLACLGFSADLVMQSFCHTSAYPKPVDVNTHHTLPDFIMNRAGVSLRPGDGVIHSWLNRMLLPDTVGTGGDSHTRFPLGISFPAGSGLVAFAAATGVMPLDMPESILVRFKGEMQPGITLRDLVHAIPLYGIKQGLLTVEKAGKINEFSGRVLEIEGVEHLSVEQAFELSDASAERSAAGCTVKLSQESIEEYLNSNIVMLKWMIAEGYGDVRTIERRITAMEEWLANPELLSADSDAEYAHVIEIDLADIDQPILCAPNDPDDARLLSDVQGTEIQEVFIGSCMTNIGHFRAAGKMLEEFNGSLSTRLWVAPPTKMDKDQLTEEGYYGIFGRAGVRIETPGCSLCMGNQARVADQSTVMSTSTRNFPNRLGTGANVYLASAELSAVGAILGRIPTKEEYLEYADKINATAADTYRYLNFHKMGQYTEKADTVIFQEPA encoded by the coding sequence GTGCTTGAAGCCTACCGTAAACACGTCGAAGAACGTGCTGCCGAAGGAGTTGTTCCAAAACCACTAGATGCTGAGCAGGTAGCTGGCCTAGTTGAACTTCTGAAGAACCCACCTCAAGGTGAAGAAGAAACCATTCTTGACCTACTAGAAAACCGCATTCCACCAGGCGTAGATGAAGCTGCCTATGTAAAAGCGGGCTTCCTAACGGCTATCACTAAAGGTGAAGTAGCATCTCCACTAGTAAGCAAAGCAAAAGCTGCAGAATTGCTTGGTACTATGCAAGGTGGTTACAACATCGAATCTCTAGTATCTCTACTTGATGATGCTGAGCTTGCTCCAATCGCTGTGAAAGCACTGTCTCACACTCTACTGATGTTTGATGCGTTCTACGACGTAGAAGAGAAAGCTAAAGCTGGTAACGAACCAGCGCAACAAGTCCTTCAATCTTGGGCTGATGCAGAATGGTTCACAGCGAAAGATAAAGTCGCTGAAAAGATCACTGTAAAAGTATTCAAAGTCACTGGTGAAACGAACACCGATGACCTATCTCCAGCACCTGATGCATGGTCTCGTCCAGATATTCCAGTACACGCAAAAGCGATGCTGAAGATGGAACGTGATGGCATCAACCCAGATCAACCAGGTACGGTTGGCCCAATCGCTCAAATCGAAGAACTGCAAAAAGACGGCATTCAGCTTGCTTACGTAGGTGATGTTGTTGGTACAGGTTCTTCTCGTAAGTCTGCGACGAACTCAGTACTTTGGTTCATGGGTGAAGATATCCCGTTCGTACCAAACAAGCGCACTGGCGGTGTTTGTCTTGGTGGTAAAATTGCTCCAATCTTCTACAACACGATGGAAGATTCAGGCGCACTTCCGATTGAATTAGACGTTCAAAACATGAACATGGGCGATGTTATCGATATTTTCCCATATGAAGGTGTTGTACGTAAAAACGGTGAAGAGATCTCTAGCTTCGAACTAAGCAAAGTATTGCTGGATGAAGTTCGTGCTGGTGGTCGTATCCCACTTATCATCGGTCGTGGTTTAACAGGTCGTGCTCGTGCTTCTCTTGGTCTAGAAGAAACAGACCTATTTGCTAAGCCTGTTGATCCATCTGCATCTGATAAAGGCTATACACTAGCTCAGAAGATGGTTGGTAAAGCATGTGGTGTTGAAGGCGTTCGCGCGGGTCAATACTGTGAGCCTAAGATGACGACAGTAGGTTCTCAAGATACTACTGGTCCTATGACGCGTGATGAGCTTAAAGACCTTGCTTGTCTTGGCTTCTCTGCTGACCTAGTGATGCAGTCTTTCTGTCACACATCGGCATACCCGAAACCAGTTGATGTTAATACGCACCATACGCTACCTGATTTCATCATGAACCGTGCCGGTGTTTCACTACGTCCTGGTGATGGTGTTATCCACTCATGGCTAAACCGTATGCTTCTTCCTGATACTGTAGGTACAGGTGGTGACTCGCATACTCGTTTCCCTCTAGGGATCTCATTCCCTGCGGGTTCTGGTCTAGTTGCATTCGCGGCAGCAACAGGTGTTATGCCTCTTGATATGCCTGAATCTATCTTGGTTCGCTTTAAAGGTGAAATGCAGCCAGGTATCACGCTACGTGACCTAGTACATGCAATCCCTCTATACGGCATCAAGCAAGGTCTACTAACCGTAGAGAAAGCAGGTAAGATCAACGAATTCTCTGGTCGAGTGCTAGAAATCGAAGGTGTTGAGCACCTATCTGTTGAGCAAGCGTTCGAACTTTCTGACGCTTCAGCTGAACGTTCAGCGGCAGGTTGTACAGTTAAGCTGTCTCAAGAGTCTATCGAAGAGTACCTGAACTCAAACATCGTTATGCTTAAGTGGATGATCGCTGAAGGCTACGGTGATGTACGTACTATCGAACGTCGTATTACGGCAATGGAAGAGTGGCTAGCGAACCCTGAGTTGCTGTCTGCCGATTCAGATGCTGAATACGCTCACGTTATCGAAATCGACCTTGCTGACATCGATCAGCCAATCCTATGTGCACCAAACGATCCAGATGATGCTCGTCTTCTTTCTGATGTTCAAGGCACAGAGATCCAAGAAGTGTTTATCGGTTCTTGTATGACCAACATTGGTCACTTCCGTGCTGCAGGTAAGATGCTTGAAGAGTTCAACGGCTCGCTAAGCACTCGTCTATGGGTGGCTCCGCCAACTAAGATGGATAAAGACCAGCTAACAGAAGAAGGCTACTACGGTATCTTCGGTCGTGCCGGGGTTCGTATCGAAACTCCGGGTTGTTCTCTATGTATGGGTAACCAAGCACGTGTTGCAGACCAGTCGACAGTAATGTCTACGTCTACTCGTAACTTCCCGAACCGTTTGGGTACAGGTGCTAACGTTTACCTAGCATCTGCTGAACTTTCTGCGGTTGGTGCGATTCTTGGTCGTATTCCAACTAAAGAAGAGTACCTAGAGTACGCGGATAAGATCAATGCAACGGCTGCAGATACATACCGTTACCTGAACTTCCATAAAATGGGTCAGTACACGGAAAAAGCCGATACAGTTATTTTCCAAGAACCAGCATAA